The following proteins are encoded in a genomic region of Chloroflexota bacterium:
- a CDS encoding MoxR family ATPase → MATAASQLPPAEFIRIAKSIEDEVGKVIVGQDAVVRGILTCVLAGGHALLEGVPGLGKTMLIRTLSDVLDLSFSRVQFTPDLMPADITGTSVISDDGGVRGFQFQPGPIFANLVLADEINRATPKTQSALLEAMQEHRVTVAKNTYQLERPFFVMATQNPIEMEGTYPLPEAQLDRFFYKLTVTYPTEDELLTIAERTTGGRTPRAEPVADGPTVTAMMDLARDVPVARPVLAYAVRLTTRTHPDRPEAAESVKRYVRYGASPRGLQSLVLGAKIRAILEGRFNVAFEDIREVALPALRHRVILNFEADAEGVTSDRVIQDILLATKEE, encoded by the coding sequence ATGGCTACCGCCGCATCTCAGCTTCCCCCAGCCGAGTTCATCAGGATCGCCAAGTCGATTGAAGATGAGGTCGGGAAGGTTATCGTCGGGCAGGACGCCGTTGTACGCGGCATCCTGACCTGTGTGCTTGCCGGCGGCCATGCGCTCCTGGAGGGCGTGCCGGGGCTTGGCAAGACGATGCTGATCCGCACGCTGAGCGACGTGCTGGATCTCTCGTTCAGCCGGGTGCAGTTCACACCCGACCTGATGCCGGCCGACATCACCGGCACCAGCGTCATCTCGGACGATGGCGGCGTGCGCGGCTTCCAGTTCCAGCCGGGGCCGATCTTCGCGAACCTCGTGCTGGCCGACGAGATCAACCGCGCCACGCCGAAGACGCAGTCAGCCCTGCTCGAAGCGATGCAGGAGCACCGCGTCACGGTGGCGAAGAACACCTATCAGCTCGAACGGCCCTTCTTCGTGATGGCGACGCAGAACCCCATCGAGATGGAGGGCACCTACCCGCTCCCCGAGGCGCAGCTCGACCGCTTCTTCTACAAACTGACGGTCACCTACCCGACCGAGGACGAGCTGTTGACCATCGCCGAGCGGACGACGGGCGGGAGGACGCCCCGCGCCGAGCCGGTCGCCGACGGCCCGACCGTCACGGCGATGATGGACCTGGCGCGCGACGTGCCGGTGGCGCGGCCGGTGCTGGCCTACGCCGTCCGCCTGACGACGCGCACCCACCCGGACCGCCCGGAGGCCGCCGAGTCGGTCAAGCGGTACGTGCGCTACGGCGCAAGCCCGCGCGGACTGCAGTCGCTGGTGCTGGGCGCGAAGATCCGCGCCATCCTCGAAGGCCGCTTCAACGTGGCGTTCGAGGACATCCGCGAGGTGGCGTTGCCCGCCCTACGGCACCGCGTCATCCTCAACTTCGAGGCCGACGCCGAGGGGGTCACCTCCGACCGGGTGATCCAGGACATCCTGCTGGCGACGAAGGAAGAGTAA
- a CDS encoding VWA domain-containing protein: MNLLAPLGLALGVLIPILILFYLLKVRRTEYEVSSTYLWQDLLRDLAAHEPWQKFHWSVLLALQLLLVAALVFAVARPFYVAQAEEVVHAVLVLDGGASMQATDAEPSRFEAAKRTAKETVRNLAEGSMGTVILAAAQPQVLAPSTADRGVLERAIDGAQVTFGATDVGQALALASSLGPGSAAADGARARLRVFLFTDGAFGAISGSEAEGLDVRLMQVGTSGQNQGITALAARADPLNVNQYQVFARVRNYGDAEYRGTLALTVDGTLTESREVVLPADGAEPASAEYVFSDLPVGARAVEARLNGADIYPVDNSAYTILNVGRRSEILLVSNGNVFLEKVLSLLPAGEVSRVQPRRYLAVDVDQYDVVIFDGYVPEVLPRGNILVVNPQESTVFPAEGEVRTPAVRGWERDDPLLRFVDLRDVAIARAFRLTPPGWMRPLIQSDAAPLMLAGERNGQRVVVMPFDLRQTNLPLLAAYPILMSNILGYLEPPTQATQRDLRPGDAVTLAPLAQAEEILVRQPGGQSQTLASEGRPIQFTSTLLPGLYTVFQRAAGQTLLEEPFAINASDERESDVRPRPVALGSGRTLEANAAPDLVPVNREIWMWLVPPALALLLIEWYWFHRKS; encoded by the coding sequence ATGAACCTCCTGGCGCCCCTGGGGCTGGCGCTTGGCGTCCTGATCCCGATCCTGATCCTGTTCTACCTGCTGAAGGTGCGCCGCACCGAGTACGAGGTGAGCAGCACCTACCTCTGGCAGGATCTGCTGCGCGATCTGGCCGCCCACGAGCCGTGGCAGAAGTTCCACTGGAGCGTGCTGCTGGCCCTGCAGTTGCTGCTGGTGGCGGCGCTGGTCTTCGCGGTGGCGCGGCCGTTCTACGTGGCCCAGGCTGAGGAGGTCGTGCACGCCGTCCTGGTGCTCGACGGCGGCGCGAGCATGCAGGCGACGGATGCCGAGCCGAGCCGTTTCGAGGCGGCCAAGCGCACGGCCAAGGAGACGGTTCGCAACCTCGCGGAAGGCTCGATGGGGACGGTCATCCTGGCGGCGGCCCAGCCCCAGGTGCTCGCACCGTCCACCGCCGACCGTGGGGTGTTGGAGCGGGCCATCGACGGCGCGCAGGTCACCTTCGGCGCGACCGACGTCGGGCAGGCGCTGGCGCTGGCAAGCTCGCTGGGGCCGGGCAGCGCAGCGGCAGACGGCGCGCGCGCCCGCCTGCGGGTCTTCCTGTTCACCGATGGCGCGTTTGGCGCGATCTCCGGCAGCGAGGCCGAGGGGCTGGACGTGCGGCTGATGCAGGTCGGCACGAGCGGCCAGAACCAGGGCATCACGGCGCTGGCTGCGCGCGCCGATCCGCTCAACGTGAATCAGTACCAGGTGTTCGCCCGCGTCCGGAACTACGGCGACGCGGAGTATCGCGGCACGCTCGCGCTGACGGTGGACGGCACCCTGACCGAGAGCCGCGAGGTCGTGCTGCCGGCTGACGGCGCCGAGCCAGCCTCGGCCGAGTACGTCTTCTCCGATCTGCCGGTCGGGGCGCGGGCCGTCGAGGCCCGGCTGAACGGCGCGGACATCTACCCGGTCGACAACTCGGCCTACACGATCCTGAACGTCGGTCGGCGCTCCGAGATCCTGCTGGTCAGCAACGGCAACGTCTTCCTGGAGAAGGTGCTCAGCCTGCTGCCAGCGGGCGAGGTCAGCCGGGTGCAGCCGCGCCGCTACCTTGCGGTGGACGTGGACCAGTACGACGTGGTCATCTTCGACGGCTACGTACCCGAGGTGCTGCCGCGCGGCAACATCCTGGTGGTCAACCCGCAGGAGTCCACCGTCTTCCCCGCTGAGGGCGAGGTCCGCACGCCGGCCGTCCGCGGTTGGGAGCGCGACGATCCGCTGCTGCGCTTCGTGGACCTGCGCGACGTGGCGATAGCGCGGGCGTTTCGGCTGACGCCGCCGGGCTGGATGCGCCCGCTGATCCAGAGCGACGCCGCGCCGCTGATGCTGGCCGGCGAGCGCAACGGGCAGCGGGTGGTGGTGATGCCGTTCGATCTGCGCCAGACGAACCTGCCGCTGCTGGCGGCCTACCCGATCCTGATGTCCAACATCCTCGGCTATCTGGAGCCGCCCACCCAGGCGACTCAGCGCGATCTGCGGCCCGGCGACGCCGTGACGCTGGCGCCGCTGGCCCAGGCTGAGGAGATCCTCGTACGCCAGCCGGGCGGGCAGAGCCAGACGCTGGCCTCCGAGGGCCGCCCGATCCAGTTCACCTCAACGCTGCTGCCGGGGCTGTACACCGTCTTCCAGCGGGCGGCCGGCCAGACGCTGCTGGAAGAGCCGTTTGCGATCAACGCCTCTGACGAGCGCGAGTCCGACGTCCGGCCGCGCCCGGTCGCGCTGGGCTCGGGGCGCACGCTGGAGGCGAACGCCGCACCAGACCTGGTGCCCGTCAACCGCGAGATCTGGATGTGGCTGGTGCCGCCAGCGCTGGCCCTCCTGCTGATCGAGTGGTATTGGTTCCACAGGAAATCATGA
- a CDS encoding DUF58 domain-containing protein — protein sequence MAEQALLEGPFLERLERLSLVTRRRVSGQGKGDRRSIHKGTSIEFVDYRHYTPGDDPRSVDWNIFRRSGNLYVKQFEEEEIVTAHILVDVSKSMDWGSPSKLQFASRLAAALGYIILAGSSKLAAATLSGGTATTFGPAWGRRSSGQLIEFLQRDRPHGETDLDAALDSYARRAAPGQAMIISDLLTPNFEQGIRRLLDRRFEVTVLHVLAPEEVHPPMSGDLTLIDKETGNEVAITLNQEALDRYEERFRTWTRALESFCARHDVVYQRLQTSERLEVVLFDHLRRRGVLR from the coding sequence GTGGCTGAGCAGGCGCTGCTGGAAGGGCCCTTCCTCGAACGGCTGGAGCGGCTGTCGCTCGTCACGCGCCGCCGTGTCTCCGGCCAGGGCAAGGGCGACCGCCGCAGCATCCACAAGGGCACCAGCATCGAGTTTGTGGACTACCGCCACTACACGCCCGGCGACGATCCGCGCTCGGTGGACTGGAACATCTTCCGGCGCTCGGGGAACCTCTACGTCAAGCAGTTCGAAGAGGAAGAGATCGTCACGGCGCACATCCTGGTGGACGTGAGCAAGTCGATGGACTGGGGCAGCCCCTCGAAGCTCCAGTTCGCCTCGCGGCTGGCGGCGGCGCTCGGGTACATCATCCTGGCCGGCTCCTCGAAGCTGGCCGCCGCGACGCTCTCTGGCGGGACCGCCACGACGTTCGGGCCGGCCTGGGGGCGCCGCTCCAGCGGGCAGCTCATCGAGTTCCTCCAGCGCGACCGCCCGCACGGCGAGACGGACCTGGACGCCGCCCTGGACAGCTACGCACGCCGCGCCGCACCCGGGCAGGCGATGATCATCTCCGACTTGCTGACGCCGAACTTCGAGCAGGGCATCCGCCGGCTGCTGGACCGGCGTTTTGAGGTCACGGTCCTGCACGTGCTCGCGCCGGAAGAGGTCCACCCGCCGATGAGCGGCGACCTGACCCTGATCGACAAGGAGACGGGGAACGAGGTCGCCATCACGCTGAACCAGGAGGCGCTCGACCGCTACGAGGAGCGCTTCCGCACCTGGACGCGGGCGCTGGAGTCATTCTGCGCGCGGCACGACGTCGTCTACCAGCGCCTCCAGACGAGCGAGCGGCTGGAGGTCGTCCTGTTCGACCACCTCCGCCGCCGAGGCGTCCTCCGATGA
- a CDS encoding ABC transporter permease, with translation MTWSAIVSKELSSRLQGKLSYVVLTLMVVTFTALVLGSFWAVVLSVPTVVPVIGSSAPGTGAVSLTSLVGAYRGIFLFFAMAFCLLASVAVVAPAVAATSISGEREEGAFDLLLSTGLASRSIVFGKLVASVVFVLLVALTALPGFAMAWMFGGVGVADVALTLVLMFASICLFASIGVFCSALGRTSAVAALYAYGFVFLLGMGTMAIYFVGAANQVEGWVRWVLALNPWLTLMAVPEQLSGQVAQILPIAYRPIVDGTAQQDLFGIRGLRYPRWALTLVLYTGLTGIFLVASSVAVDPCHRLREHRWARVLFGRGA, from the coding sequence GTGACCTGGTCCGCCATAGTCTCCAAGGAGTTGTCGTCCCGCCTCCAGGGCAAGCTCTCGTATGTCGTGCTGACCCTGATGGTCGTGACCTTCACCGCGCTGGTGCTCGGCTCGTTCTGGGCCGTGGTGCTGAGCGTCCCGACGGTGGTGCCGGTCATCGGGTCGAGCGCGCCGGGCACGGGCGCGGTGTCGCTGACGAGCCTTGTCGGGGCCTACCGGGGCATCTTCCTGTTCTTCGCGATGGCGTTCTGCCTGCTGGCCTCGGTGGCCGTGGTTGCACCAGCCGTCGCCGCGACCTCGATCAGCGGCGAGCGCGAAGAGGGCGCCTTTGACCTGCTGCTCTCGACCGGGCTGGCGAGCCGCTCGATTGTGTTCGGCAAGCTGGTCGCCTCAGTGGTGTTCGTGCTGCTGGTAGCGCTGACGGCGCTGCCCGGCTTCGCGATGGCCTGGATGTTCGGGGGCGTCGGCGTGGCGGACGTGGCGCTGACGCTGGTGCTGATGTTCGCCTCCATCTGCCTGTTTGCGTCCATCGGCGTGTTCTGCTCGGCGCTCGGGCGGACCTCGGCGGTGGCAGCGTTGTACGCCTACGGCTTCGTCTTCCTGCTTGGCATGGGCACCATGGCGATCTACTTTGTGGGTGCGGCGAATCAAGTTGAGGGCTGGGTCCGCTGGGTGCTGGCGCTCAATCCGTGGCTCACGCTGATGGCCGTCCCCGAGCAGTTGAGCGGTCAGGTGGCCCAGATCCTCCCGATCGCCTACCGCCCGATCGTCGACGGCACGGCGCAGCAGGATCTGTTCGGCATCCGTGGGCTGCGCTATCCGCGCTGGGCGCTGACGCTGGTGCTCTACACCGGGCTGACGGGCATCTTCCTCGTCGCAAGCAGTGTGGCCGTCGATCCATGCCACCGCCTGCGCGAGCATCGCTGGGCACGCGTACTCTTCGGTCGGGGGGCCTGA